From Triticum urartu cultivar G1812 chromosome 2, Tu2.1, whole genome shotgun sequence, a single genomic window includes:
- the LOC125534478 gene encoding uncharacterized protein LOC125534478, producing the protein MALPAIPDELLVDIFLRLPTPGDLIRASAACASFRRLVADRSFLRRFRKIHPPPLLGFLYPGQHRFHPAVRPHPSAPAASAVALAADFSFAFLPAPARNWSVREVRDGRVLLDRSRLRDAGDGLEALFKEMVVCDPLHRRCLLLPPIPDDLAASVVDQLLIEGHCFAETFLVPPSNGDEEAAAATEEEGTSFRVIWMVLFEAKLVAAVFSSGTGKWRAFSSELLPGFVLSTWMVLFVSRHYAHGCFYWVSGSTEKLLVLDIQRMEFSMADHPPGARHSGDDVAIVEAGQGMIRMFVPKSVSNSRAKLAPRRKLGRLSARAL; encoded by the coding sequence ATGGCCTTGCCGGCGATCCCCGACGAGCTCCTGGTAGACATCTTCCTCCGCCTCCCCACCCCAGGTGACCTCAtccgcgcctccgccgcctgcgCCTCCTTCCGTCGCCTCGTCGCCGACCGCTCCTTCCTCCGGCGCTTCCGCAAGATCCATCCCCCGCCCCTCCTCGGCTTCCTCTACCCAGGGCAGCACCGCTTCCACCCCGCCGTCCGGCCTCACCCCTCCGCGCCGGCGGCCAGCGCCGTCGCGCTCGCGGCCGACTTCTCCTTCGCCTTCCTCCCCGCCCCCGCCCGGAACTGGTCCGTGCGGGAAGTCCGCGACGGCCGCGTCCTCCTCGACAGATCCCGCCTTCGTGACGCCGGTGATGGGCTGGAAGCCCTCTTCAAGGAGATGGTGGTGTGCGACCCCTTGCACCGGCGGTGTCTCCTGCTTCCCCCAATCCCCGATGACCTAGCCGCTTCGGTCGTTGACCAACTCCTGATAGAAGGGCATTGCTTCGCCGAGACCTTCCTCGTCCCTCCCAGCAACGGCGACGAGGAGGCAGCAGCTGCCACGGAGGAGGAGGGGACATCATTCAGGGTGATCTGGATGGTGCTGTTTGAAGCTAAACTCGTGGCCGCTGTCTTCTCTTCCGGCACAGGGAAATGGCGAGCCTTTTCAAGCGAGTTGTTGCCGGGCTTCGTGTTATCGACATGGATGGTTCTCTTCGTGTCGCGCCATTACGCCCATGGCTGCTTCTACTGGGTTTCAGGTTCAACTGAAAAATTGCTGGTGCTTGACATTCAGAGGATGGAATTCTCCATGGCCGACCACCCACCCGGTGCCAGACATTCGGGCGATGATGTGGCCATCGTGGAGGCAGGCCAAGGCATGATCCGGATGTTTGTGCCTAAGAGCGtctccaacagccgcgctaaACTAGCGCCGCGCCGCAAATTAGGCCGTCTTAGCGCGCGCGCGCTATAA